A stretch of the Oxyura jamaicensis isolate SHBP4307 breed ruddy duck chromosome 4, BPBGC_Ojam_1.0, whole genome shotgun sequence genome encodes the following:
- the ETFDH gene encoding electron transfer flavoprotein-ubiquinone oxidoreductase, mitochondrial, which translates to MLWSRCPAGATARQCFHALKLIKKDCLPSLHTARCASTAAVPRITTHYTIHPRDKDKRWEGVNMERFAEEADVVIVGAGPAGLSAAIRLKQLAAEHGKEIRVCLVEKASQIGAHTLSGACLEPRSLQELFPDWKERGAPLHTPVTEDKFGILTKKSRIPVPILPGLPMVNHGNYIVRLGHFVSWLGEQAEALGVELYPGYAAAEVLFHEDGSVKGIATNDVGIQKDGAPKPTFERGLELHAKVTIFAEGCHGHLAKQLYKKYNLRENCQAQSYGIGLKELWIIDEKKWKPGRVEHTVGWPLDRHTYGGSFLYHLNEGEPLVALGFVVGLDYQNPYLNPFREFQRWKHHPSVEPTLEGGKRIAYGARALNEGGLQSIPKLTFPGGLLIGCSPGLMNVPKIKGTHTAMKSGMLASEAIFSQLTNENLQSKTIGLDVQEYEENLKKSWVWKELYAVRNIRPSCHSILGVYGGMIYTGIFYWLLRGKEPWTLKHPGPDFAQLKPAKDCTPIEYPKPDGKISFDLLSSVALSGTNHEHDQPAHLTLKDDSVPVSKNLAIFDGPEQRFCPAGVYEYVPLETGEGSRLQINAQNCVHCKTCDIKDPSQNINWVVPEGGGGPAYNGM; encoded by the exons ATGTTGTGGTCCCGCTGCCCGGCCGGCGCCACAG CACGTCAGTGCTTTCATGCTCTTAAGTTGATAAAGAAAGACTGCCTTCCGTCACTGCACACAGCAAGATGTGCCTCTACTGCCGCTGTGCCTCGCATAACGACGCATTACACAATTCATCCACGGGACAAAGACAAGCGATGGGAAG gGGTAAACATGGAGAGATTTGCAGAGGAAGCTGATGTTGTCATTGTTGGAGCAGGCCCTGCAGGACTTTCTGCAGCTATTCGACTCAAACAGTTAGCTGCTGAGCATGGCAAAGAAATACGTGTTTGTCTGGTGGAAAAGGCTTCCCAAATTGGTGCACATACGCTGTCTGGTGCTTGTCTTGAGCCAAGGTCCTTGCAAGAACTATTTCCAGACTGGAAGGAGCGGGGG GCTCCACTTCATACTCCTGTGACTGAAGACAAGTTTGgaattttaacaaagaaatcTCGAATTCCAGTGCCAATTCTTCCAG GACTTCCAATGGTTAATCATGGGAATTACATAGTGCGTCTGGGACACTTTGTGAGCTGGTTAGGTGAACAAGCAGAAGCTTTGGGGGTTGAGTTGTATCCAGGCTATGCAGCAGCTGAG gttCTTTTTCATGAAGATGGTAGTGTGAAAGGGATAGCTACTAATGATGTGGGCATTCAAAAGGATGGAGCACCTAAA CCTACCTTTGAACGAGGCTTGGAACTCCACGCTAAGGTCACAATATTTGCTGAAGGTTGTCACGGACATCTGGCCAAACAGCTGTACAAAAAATACAACCTCAGGGAGAACTGTCAAGCCCAGAGCTATGGCATTGGATTGAAAGAG TTGTGGATTATtgatgaaaagaaatggaaaccaGGAAGAGTGGAACATACCGTAGGCTGGCCTTTAGACAGACATACATATGGAGGATCCTTTCTTTATCACTTAAATGAGGGTGAACCCTTAGTTGCTCTTGGATTTGTG gttgGTTTAGATTATCAAAATCCCTATTTGAATCCGTTTAGGGAGTTTCAGAGGTGGAAGCACCATCCAAGTGTAGAGCCCACGTTGGAAGGTGGAAAAAGGATTGCATATGGTGCCAGAGCTTTGAATGAAGGCGGTCTCCAG tcgATACCCAAGCTTACCTTCCCAGGTGGATTATTAATTGGCTGCAGTCCTGGACTCATGAATGTTCCTAAGATCAAAGGGACACACACTGCAATGAAAAGTGGCATGTTGGCTTCAGAAGCCATCTTTAGCCAATTAACGAATGAGAATCTCCAGTCAAAGACAATCG GACTTGATGTGcaagaatatgaagaaaacctgaaaaagtCGTGGGTCTGGAAAGAGCTGTATGCAGTTAGAAACATCCGCCCGTCCTGCCACAGCATACTGGGTGTGTATGGAGGAATGATTTACACGGGGATATTTTATTGGCTACTGAGAGGAAAGGAACCATGGACATTAAAACATCCAG gaCCAGATTTTGCTCAGCTCAAGCCAGCCAAAGATTGTACTCCTATCGAATACCCAAAGCCCGatggaaaaatcagttttgatcTCCTATCATCTGTGGCTTTAAGTGGTACAAATCACGAACATGACCAGCCCGCTCATTTGACTTTGAAAGATGACAGCGTCCCTGTGAGCAAGAATTTGGCTATATTCGATGGACCGGAACAAAGGTTTTGCCCAGCAG GCGTTTATGAATATGTTCCTCTGGAAACAGGAGAAGGATCAAGATTGCAGATAAATGCTCAGAACTGTGTCCACTGCAAAACATGTGATATTAAAGACCCAAGTCAGAACATTAACTGGGTAGTgcctgaaggaggaggaggaccaGCTTACAATGGGATGTGA